The sequence TTGATTTGCTTTACGGTGTTATCAACCCAACCGTTAACATCACAGGGAAAGGAGCATAATCATGGAACAGACATCGACAGTGCCGTCTCGCTGGGAACGTTTTAAGCAATCTGACATTGTGTATTACTTCTTACGCGACAAAGTGGCAATGGTGAGTTTCGCCATTTTCTCAATTTTCTTAGTGATGGCTCTAGCAGCACCTATTCTAGCGCCAACAGACCCGTACGACGTGACATCGATTGATATCATGGACTCTGAACTTCCACCATCATGGATGGAAGACGGCGAAGATCGCTTCTTGCTAGGAACGGATGAGCAAGGCCGTGATATTTTATCGACCATGCTTTACGGTTCGCGTTTATCACTGACCATTGGTTTCTTAGCGGTAGGTCTACAACTGACGCTTGGTATCATCATTGGCTTGTCTGCGGGTTACTTCGGTGGCCGTATTGATAGCTTCTTGATGCGTTTTGCGGATGTTCAGCTCTCTTTCTCGACCATGATGGTTGCGATCATTGTGTCTGCCATCTTTAAGGCAAGCTTTGGTAGTGACTTCTATGCGCAATACGCTGTTGTCATGCTGGTGGTGATCATTGGTATTGCAGAATGGCCTCAGTATGCGCGTACCATTCGTGCATCAGTATTGGCAGAGAAGAAGAAAGAATATGTAGAAGCAGCTCGCGTGATGGGCTTTAAAGCGCCACGTATTATGTTCCGCCATATTCTACCGAACTGTTTGTCGCCAATTTTGGTTATCTCTACGGTACAGGTGGCAAATGCCATCATGTCGGAAGCGGCACTTTCTTTCCTAGGTTTAGGTTTGCCAGTCGACCAACCGTCACTGGGTGCCCTGATCAGTACCGGATTTAACTACATTTTCTCTGGAGCATGGTGGATCACAGCATTCCCAGGTGTGCTTTTGGTAACACTCGTTCTAGTGATCAACCTATTAGGTGACTGGTTACGTGACGTATTTAACCCTAAAATTTATAAAGGGTGATAACACGGATTGATTTTTAGTAAAAAAAATCACTAAACTAAGAGCCGTAAGCAATTACGGCTCTTTTTTTGCTTAATGGATCTGGAACTTAGTATTATTGACATGGTCAATAATACTTAAAATGGAATTCATGTTTTATCGACATAGAATCGGTAACAATTAGCCCGAGAGGGTTTAAGTGGTGGTTATGAAATTGACAATGAATGCTGTATGTCGTGCTGTGAGTAAAAATTATCGTATGGGGCTTATTGCTGCATCCCTCTTGGCATCGAGCCAGGTTAACGCAGAATCGGTTCTATGTGATGCTACTCAAGCAAGCACTAATCAATTACCACAGCTAGAACAATCATGTCCGATCGGTAAGGGTGTTTGGGGCAGCAAGGCGCCTAAACGTCATTCAGCTAATGAACTGTTTTGGGTTCAATGTGGCCTGCTTAATAAGCCTTTGTCATTGAGCCGAGCTAAGCCTCTTTATGAAAAGATCTCGACCAATGTATGGATGAAGCCTGAAGGCGGCGATTATCGCTGTCTGATTGGCCCTTATTCGACATTCTCTGATGCGAGAAAAGATCTGGCTCAGGTGCGTAAAGTGTCTGGATACAGCGAAGCCTTCATTCGCATGGTTGATAAGTCTCAGACCTCATCACAGCCTATCGTTGCAAAATCGGCAGAGCCAAAAATGGTTAAGCCGAAAGCTCCTGTAAAACCAAAACCAGCAGTGAAGCCTGCAGCGAAACCTGTGGCCACTACTTCAGCGGTAGCCGCAACGAGTGCAGCCGCAATCCAAGCGATTCCTAGTAATGGTTCAAGTTCGGGCAATGATCTCGATATCGAAGTTCGTGTGACCGCTAATGTTGCGGGCAACAAGTATGCGGTGCCATATTTGTCGGACCATAAACAGCAGTTTTATATGGAGCAGGGAAAGCCTTGGAGCCGTTTGGATTTTGGTAGTGCCGAACTTGTGTGTAATCAGATCGGCATGAAGTTGATGAATGAGCAGCAGTGGCAGAGCATTCTTGGCTCTAAAGTCATGGAAAAGCAGAACTGGCCAATGCACCTACCTTATTGGGGAGCGGATAAAAAAGGCCTGTTCACCAACGGTAACGTAAATCAGCTCAAAGGCTCTTCATTACTCAATGTGATGTGCGTGAAGTAACAACGACCGCTATAAGACTAAACAAGCCTCAGCCATTGCTGGGGCTTTGTTGTTTATGCGTCTAACTTTCTCAACGTCGGTTTTGTTGTTGAATTCTGACTCGTTTCATCAATACAAATTTGATTAAAAATCGCTAAAAATTGTTCAAATAGAGCAGTTGGTGCGTAGAAAACCATAACTCAAGCAATAAGGTGATTGAGATTATGAGTTTGAAGAAACGATTAGAAGACGTAGCCCCGCGTTTTGAAGCCGGAGGTAAGTACGAAAAGCTTTACCCAGTCTATGAGGCGTTTGCCACCATCTTTTATAC is a genomic window of Vibrio sp. FE10 containing:
- a CDS encoding SPOR domain-containing protein, encoding MKLTMNAVCRAVSKNYRMGLIAASLLASSQVNAESVLCDATQASTNQLPQLEQSCPIGKGVWGSKAPKRHSANELFWVQCGLLNKPLSLSRAKPLYEKISTNVWMKPEGGDYRCLIGPYSTFSDARKDLAQVRKVSGYSEAFIRMVDKSQTSSQPIVAKSAEPKMVKPKAPVKPKPAVKPAAKPVATTSAVAATSAAAIQAIPSNGSSSGNDLDIEVRVTANVAGNKYAVPYLSDHKQQFYMEQGKPWSRLDFGSAELVCNQIGMKLMNEQQWQSILGSKVMEKQNWPMHLPYWGADKKGLFTNGNVNQLKGSSLLNVMCVK
- a CDS encoding ABC transporter permease; the protein is MEQTSTVPSRWERFKQSDIVYYFLRDKVAMVSFAIFSIFLVMALAAPILAPTDPYDVTSIDIMDSELPPSWMEDGEDRFLLGTDEQGRDILSTMLYGSRLSLTIGFLAVGLQLTLGIIIGLSAGYFGGRIDSFLMRFADVQLSFSTMMVAIIVSAIFKASFGSDFYAQYAVVMLVVIIGIAEWPQYARTIRASVLAEKKKEYVEAARVMGFKAPRIMFRHILPNCLSPILVISTVQVANAIMSEAALSFLGLGLPVDQPSLGALISTGFNYIFSGAWWITAFPGVLLVTLVLVINLLGDWLRDVFNPKIYKG